One Flagellimonas sp. CMM7 genomic region harbors:
- a CDS encoding nuclear transport factor 2 family protein: MKKVFLALFMIPLLVSAQESQVTIEFENGDSATALIQDYVKALQNADVNAMNSKLAENVMIYGLGGGQDSLNLKQHGDYYTESISNYKHSISRDLYLPVKVTNNWNEGEWVLAWGLNTITNKESSIEIPVPYHTASQVVNGKITRIFYYYDMLNIMESQGFKLTQEE, encoded by the coding sequence ATGAAAAAAGTATTTCTAGCATTATTTATGATTCCACTATTGGTTTCAGCACAAGAGAGTCAAGTAACAATTGAATTTGAAAATGGCGATAGTGCCACAGCATTAATTCAAGATTATGTAAAGGCATTGCAAAATGCCGATGTAAATGCGATGAACTCAAAATTGGCAGAAAATGTCATGATATATGGTTTAGGTGGCGGGCAGGATTCGCTTAACCTTAAGCAACATGGCGACTATTATACAGAGAGTATTTCCAACTATAAACACTCTATAAGTCGAGACCTTTATTTACCTGTTAAGGTGACAAACAATTGGAATGAAGGAGAATGGGTGCTGGCATGGGGCTTAAATACAATCACCAATAAAGAGAGTAGTATTGAAATCCCTGTTCCTTATCATACTGCGAGTCAGGTAGTGAATGGAAAAATAACTAGGATATTCTATTATTATGATATGCTAAACATAATGGAGTCACAAGGTTTTAAATTGACTCAGGAAGAATGA
- a CDS encoding aminoacyltransferase, whose protein sequence is MHLKKSLVIAIILTVISISVWELYWRSQGFSESIDDNDALWAQERSKVDNLSKEDVVLIGSSRVHFDIQLDVWKKMVGKKPIQLSSGGCSPLPFFHDIVNTSPFNGTIVLGVTPGLFFSTTYPEAPPWAWPQARVDYFHNRTYAQRINHKLSIPLQSSLAFISEVEGADGINLKELLGKVNIGNRVFDPMPPFHSFENIRLDRNVRMKKRMETDTAFANTVRKVWQFFMSGEGPPPDKESTITFFLEDLKKFKEKGGSVILLRCPSIGYLRDFENKITPRNEFWDELVEKANAKAYHFEDYPQFQGFHLPEWSHLSAKDADYFTLELIKVMKSDSIFK, encoded by the coding sequence ATGCATTTAAAAAAATCACTGGTCATTGCCATAATTCTTACAGTAATCAGCATATCTGTATGGGAATTGTATTGGCGGTCACAAGGATTCTCTGAGTCCATTGATGATAATGATGCCCTTTGGGCACAAGAACGCTCTAAAGTTGACAATCTGTCCAAAGAAGATGTTGTTCTTATCGGCTCTTCTAGGGTGCACTTTGATATCCAATTGGATGTATGGAAAAAAATGGTTGGAAAAAAGCCGATACAATTATCATCCGGAGGCTGTTCTCCTTTGCCGTTTTTCCATGATATTGTTAACACCTCTCCTTTCAATGGTACAATTGTATTAGGCGTAACTCCCGGATTGTTTTTTTCAACCACTTACCCTGAGGCCCCACCTTGGGCTTGGCCCCAAGCTAGGGTAGATTACTTTCATAACAGGACCTATGCGCAACGTATAAATCACAAACTATCAATTCCTCTTCAAAGTTCTCTAGCCTTTATAAGTGAAGTTGAAGGCGCTGATGGCATCAATCTAAAAGAACTGTTGGGCAAGGTGAATATTGGCAACCGAGTTTTTGATCCAATGCCTCCATTTCACTCTTTTGAAAATATACGCCTTGATAGAAATGTAAGGATGAAAAAACGCATGGAAACTGACACAGCTTTTGCAAATACCGTAAGAAAAGTGTGGCAGTTTTTTATGTCGGGTGAAGGACCACCTCCAGATAAAGAATCAACTATTACTTTTTTTCTTGAAGATTTAAAAAAATTTAAAGAAAAAGGCGGTAGTGTAATCCTGTTGCGCTGTCCATCAATTGGCTACCTAAGGGACTTTGAAAATAAGATTACACCAAGAAACGAATTTTGGGACGAATTGGTTGAAAAAGCAAATGCTAAAGCCTATCACTTTGAAGACTACCCTCAATTTCAAGGATTTCACCTACCCGAATGGTCTCATCTATCCGCAAAAGATGCCGATTATTTTACCTTAGAGCTCATAAAAGTCATGAAATCTGACAGTATATTTAAATAA